A single region of the Marinobacter salinus genome encodes:
- a CDS encoding sulfite oxidase heme-binding subunit YedZ produces MSGFDWRRSPGFLLTFRLSAAVIAALPLMLLVRNFFAAGLGPDPGQAVTESLGIAAFQLLLATLCMTPLRRWTKWGGWLRIRRMLGLYAFFYAALHILAFLQFIVGWFDLWAAFTKRPYIIAGAVAFMCLVPLAVTSTKTMVRRLGGGWKRLHRLIYLSVVVAWIHFIWQARSDVGEMVLYGLVVLVLLALRGYWSGWSTLIPLKKE; encoded by the coding sequence ATGTCCGGGTTTGATTGGCGCCGCAGTCCCGGGTTTCTGCTGACCTTCCGGCTGAGCGCGGCGGTGATTGCCGCGTTGCCTTTGATGCTGTTGGTTCGGAATTTTTTTGCCGCCGGGCTGGGGCCTGATCCGGGGCAAGCGGTCACCGAGTCTCTGGGGATTGCAGCATTTCAGTTGCTGCTTGCGACTTTGTGTATGACACCGCTGAGGCGGTGGACAAAGTGGGGTGGCTGGCTTCGCATTCGAAGAATGCTCGGCTTGTATGCCTTCTTTTATGCAGCGCTGCACATTTTGGCGTTTCTTCAGTTCATCGTCGGATGGTTTGACTTGTGGGCGGCGTTCACCAAGCGCCCCTACATTATCGCTGGCGCAGTAGCCTTCATGTGTCTGGTTCCCCTGGCGGTGACTTCTACCAAAACAATGGTGCGGAGGCTTGGTGGTGGTTGGAAGCGATTGCACCGGTTGATCTATCTATCCGTTGTCGTCGCATGGATCCATTTCATCTGGCAGGCCAGAAGTGATGTCGGCGAGATGGTTTTATACGGACTGGTTGTTCTGGTTCTGCTGGCGCTCCGTGGTTACTGGTCGGGGTGGTCTACCCTGATTCCTCTGAAAAAGGAGTGA
- the msrP gene encoding protein-methionine-sulfoxide reductase catalytic subunit MsrP: MFIKKQPSWALPRSCVTPERIFLNRRKFMSGAVAGAAGLAMPGLLSAAALPVQGESLSYVPAPGLSTSEEKTPYEDVIRYNNFYEFGTGKDDPAKYANEMSVDPWSIAVEGECDRPGTYALEDILKPHDYEERIYRLRCVEAWSMVIPWVGVSLADVLKRFEPNSRAKYVYFETLHDPEQMRAQRSLFSTIDWPYQEGLRMDEAMNELAFLAVGLYGKTIPKQNGAPIRLVIPWKYGFKSIKSIVKIRFQEERPKTTWEMIAPREYGFYANVNPEVDHPRWSQKRERRLPSGLLSPNWIETEKFNGYGDQVAHLYKGMDLQKFY, from the coding sequence ATGTTTATCAAAAAACAGCCTTCCTGGGCGCTTCCCCGGTCCTGCGTTACGCCCGAGCGCATCTTTCTCAATCGACGAAAATTCATGTCCGGTGCTGTCGCCGGCGCGGCAGGCCTTGCGATGCCCGGTCTGTTGTCAGCTGCCGCACTGCCGGTTCAGGGGGAGTCCCTGAGTTATGTTCCTGCCCCCGGATTGTCGACCAGCGAAGAAAAGACCCCTTACGAAGATGTCATCCGCTACAATAATTTTTATGAGTTTGGTACAGGAAAAGATGACCCCGCCAAATATGCGAATGAGATGTCTGTCGATCCTTGGTCGATTGCCGTCGAGGGCGAGTGCGACAGGCCTGGAACCTACGCGCTAGAGGATATCCTGAAGCCACATGATTACGAAGAGCGGATTTACCGCCTTCGGTGTGTGGAGGCCTGGTCAATGGTCATCCCCTGGGTCGGTGTCTCGCTTGCGGATGTCTTGAAGCGGTTTGAGCCTAATTCAAGGGCAAAGTATGTCTACTTCGAAACACTCCATGATCCTGAGCAGATGCGGGCGCAGCGGTCTCTATTCAGCACTATCGACTGGCCCTACCAGGAAGGCCTTCGCATGGATGAAGCCATGAACGAGCTCGCCTTTCTCGCGGTCGGGCTCTATGGGAAAACGATTCCAAAACAGAATGGTGCGCCGATCCGGCTGGTTATTCCCTGGAAGTATGGGTTCAAGAGCATCAAGTCGATTGTGAAGATTCGGTTTCAGGAAGAGCGGCCTAAAACGACCTGGGAAATGATCGCGCCCCGGGAGTACGGCTTCTATGCCAATGTTAATCCGGAGGTGGACCATCCTCGCTGGAGTCAGAAGCGTGAGCGGCGTCTGCCTTCGGGGCTGCTCTCTCCCAACTGGATTGAAACAGAAAAGTTCAATGGCTACGGCGACCAGGTTGCGCACCTTTACAAGGGCATGGATCTGCAGAAATTCTACTGA